One genomic segment of Carassius carassius chromosome 21, fCarCar2.1, whole genome shotgun sequence includes these proteins:
- the mutyh gene encoding adenine DNA glycosylase, with translation MSRLRSAVQKGKTAALESTEVIKSSNKKNSKPAIKEEEPSETGPSSSYHFFHDPTEIPLFRSHLLQWYDQNKRELPWRTLAMTEPDVNIRTYGVWVSEIMLQQTQVATVIDYYNRWMKRWPTVEKLAAATLEEVNQMWAGLGYYSRGRRLHEGAQKVVSELDGQMPKNTAGLLKQLPGVGRYTAGAISSIALGQVTGAVDGNVIRVLCRVRAIGADSTSPAVTDALWKIADTLVDPEKPGDFNQAMMELGARVCTPKSPLCGQCPVQTHCHAFRKVSIKQEIDSKRFLSKLVSKLNTSVPDIENCLAAGRCDLCLSEDWDPQLGVQNYPRKPVKKAPRVEQTLTCIVERQRAGEEMEYFLTQRPSKGLLAGMWELPSMLLAADVCENKYKDLICDMMQKLLEKSLDANSVQFVGEVVHIFSHIHQTYIVFSVRVSDWSEGEQEQKTCWLTKSALKEAAVSTGVKKIMKLYESSSKVDSKEKKRKPSPEKQSNKIKKPKGAVTNEGPKQLCISKFFSTSKTTTKSQNC, from the exons ATGAGCAGGTTAAGATCTGCAGTGCAGAAGGGGAAGACGGCCGCTCTAGAAAGCACAGAGGTGATCAAATCCAGCAATAAGAAGAACTCAAAGCCCGCCATTAAAGAAG AGGAACCGTCTGAAACTGGACCTTCCTCATCATACCACTTTTTCCATGATCCAACTGAAATCCCTCTTTTCCGCTCTCACCTACTGCAGTGGTATGATCAGAATAAGAGAGAGCTTCCCTGGAGGACACTG GCTATGACAGAACCAGATGTTAATATCAGGACATATGGAG TGTGGGTCTCAGAGATCATGTTACAGCAGACCCAAGTTGCCACAGTGATAGACTACTATAACAGATGGATGAAG AGATGGCCAACTGTGGAAAAACTTGCTGCAGCCACACTGGAG GAAGTGAACCAAATGTGGGCGGGTCTTGGATACTACTCTCGAGGACGCAGGCTGCACGAAGGTGCTCAGAAA GTGGTATCAGAACTGGATGGACAGATGCCAAAGAACACAGCAGGACTGCTAAAACAGCTGCCTGGAGTTGGACGTTACACCGCTGGCGCAATCAGTTCTATAGCACTTGGACAG GTGACTGGTGCAGTTGATGGAAATGTCATTCGAGTTCTCTGTCGCGTTCGAGCCATAGGTGCAGACAGCACCAGTCCTGCTGTAACAGATGCTTTGTG GAAAATTGCTGATACACTTGTTGACCCAGAGAAACCCGGAGACTTTAATCAGGCTATGATGGAATTAGGGGCCAGAGTCTGCACCCCGAAATCCCCTCTGTGTGGCCAGTGTCCTGTTCAAACCCATTGTCATGCCTTTAGGAAG GTGAGCATTAAACAAGAGATTGACTCCAAAAGGTTTCTAAGTAAGCTTGTCTCAAAGCTCAACACCTCAGTTCCTGACATAGAGAATTGTT TGGCTGCTGGGAGATGTGACTTGTGTCTGTCAGAGGACTGGGACCCTCAGCTGGGGGTGCAGAATTACCCAAGAAAGCCTGTTAAAAAAGCTCCACGTGTGGAGCAAACCCTAACCTGTATAGTGGAACGCCAGAGAGCCGGAGAAGAGATGGAGTATTTTCTCACTCAAAGACCGAGCAAAG GACTCTTGGCAGGGATGTGGGAGCTGCCCAGCATGCTCTTGGCAGCAGACGTCTGTGAGAATAAATATAAAGACTTGATATGTGACATGATGCAAAAATTGCTGGAAAAATCTCTAGATGCTAACTCAGTGCAGTTTGTGGGAGAG GTGGTGCACATTTTCTCCCACATCCATCAAACATATATAGTCTTTTCTGTGCGTGTGTCTGACTGGTCAGAAGGAGAGCAAGAGCAGAAGACCTGCTGGCTCACTAAATCTGCTCTGAAGGAGGCGGCTGTATCCACTGGGGTTAAAAAG ATTATGAAGCTCTATGAATCTTCAAGCAAGGTGGACAGTAAG GAAAAGAAGAGAAAACCCAGCCCTGAGAAAcagtcaaacaaaataaaaaagcctaAGGGTGCTGTTACTAATGAAGGACCCAAACAACTCTGCATCAGTAAATTCTTTTCTACCTCTAAGACAACGACCAAAAGCCAAAACTGTTGA
- the elovl8b gene encoding ELOVL fatty acid elongase 8b — MESTWQRVESMHRWILENGDKRTDPWLLVYSPVSIICIFLCYLGIIWIGPKLMKNKEPVNLKAVLIVYNFAMVGLSIYMFHEFLVTSWLENYSYLCQPVDYSPSPLGMRMASVCWWFFFSKVIELSDTVFFILRKKNSQLTFLHVYHHGTMIFNWWAGVKFVAGGQSFFIGLLNTFVHIVMYSYYGLAALGPHMQKYLWWKHYLTSLQLVQFVLLTIHTGYNLFTECDFPDSMNAVVFAYCISLIILFSNFYYQSYITRKSKMS; from the exons ATGGAATCAACATGGCAGAGAGTGGAATCCATGCACCGCTGGATTCTAGAAAATGggg ATAAGCGGACAGACCCCTGGCTTCTTGTCTACTCTCCTGTATCAATCATCTGTATATTTTTGTGCTATCTTGGTATTATTTGGATTGGACCCAAGCTTATGAAAAACAAGGAACCAGTGAACCTAAAAGCAGTGCTTATTGTATACAACTTTGCTATGGTCGGTTTGTCGATTTACATGTTCCATGAG TTCTTAGTCACATCATGGCTGGAAAACTACAGTTATCTGTGTCAACCTGTGGACTACAGCCCCAGTCCTCTAGGAATGAGG ATGGCCAGTGTATGCTGGTGGTTCTTCTTCTCTAAAGTTATTGAGCTTAGTGATACA GTCTTTTTTATCCTAAGAAAAAAGAACAGCCAGCTCACTTTTCTACATGTTTATCATCATGGAACTATGATCTTCAACTGGTGGGCAGGAGTTAAATTTGTGGCTGGAGGTCAAT cattttttatCGGGCTGCTGAACACCTTTGTTCATATAGTGATGTATTCTTACTATGGCCTGGCGGCCCTGGGGCCTCACATGCAGAAATATCTGTGGTGGAAGCACTACCTCACCTCATTACAGCTG GTCCAGTTTGTCTTGCTGACTATTCACACTGGTTACAACCTCTTCACCGAGTGTGATTTTCCTGATTCCATGAATGCAGTTGTGTTTGCATATTGCATCAGCCTCATTATACTCTTCAGCAACTTTTACTACCAGAGCTACATAACCAGGAAGAGCAAGATGTCTTAG